A window of Rubricoccus marinus contains these coding sequences:
- a CDS encoding acylphosphatase has protein sequence MPSHERLVAYAHGRVQGVGFRVYVKRMASMMGVRGVVYNQKDGSVHVIAEATPHVLDEFEAVLSVGSPAAQVERLDVEREKATGEFSRFTVHR, from the coding sequence ATGCCCTCCCACGAACGCCTCGTCGCCTACGCGCACGGCCGCGTGCAGGGCGTCGGCTTCCGCGTCTACGTCAAGCGGATGGCGAGCATGATGGGCGTTCGGGGCGTGGTGTACAACCAGAAAGACGGGTCCGTACACGTGATCGCCGAAGCCACGCCGCACGTGCTGGACGAGTTCGAGGCCGTGCTCAGCGTCGGCTCGCCAGCGGCGCAGGTGGAGCGACTGGACGTGGAGCGCGAAAAGGCCACCGGCGAGTTTAGCCGGTTCACCGTCCACCGCTAG
- a CDS encoding phenylalanine 4-monooxygenase has translation MTNPDATTDADAPLSAYEKAPTDGSAVDPRCVPQELDGPPPIGDEIVPPDYDEESQENWRFLFQRQMALLQGRAGEAYLEGVSTLGMTPDRLPYLKDLSRNMEEAAGWKIARIPGLLHERDFFGLLNDRVFPSTDYIRRKDELDYTPAPDCFHDMFGHMPMLTEPAFADFYHLFGQSALNAEGVDRQSLERLHWFTVEFGLIQQEEGMRIFGAGILSSKNEVQHALSDKVEKVPFSVERVINQEYEVWDLQPLLFVLDSFEQLENEFGEWARSRGLL, from the coding sequence ATGACCAACCCGGACGCCACGACAGACGCCGACGCCCCGCTCTCGGCCTACGAAAAAGCCCCCACCGACGGCAGCGCGGTCGATCCACGGTGCGTGCCGCAGGAACTCGACGGCCCACCGCCGATCGGTGACGAGATCGTGCCGCCCGACTACGACGAGGAAAGCCAGGAGAACTGGCGGTTTCTGTTCCAGCGCCAGATGGCGTTGCTCCAGGGCCGCGCAGGGGAGGCGTACCTGGAAGGCGTCTCCACGCTCGGCATGACGCCCGACCGGCTGCCGTACCTGAAGGACCTCTCGCGTAACATGGAGGAGGCCGCAGGGTGGAAAATTGCGCGCATCCCCGGTTTGCTCCACGAGCGTGATTTCTTCGGCCTGCTCAACGACCGGGTGTTCCCGTCCACGGACTACATCCGTCGCAAGGATGAACTGGACTACACCCCCGCGCCGGACTGCTTCCACGACATGTTCGGCCACATGCCGATGCTGACGGAGCCCGCGTTCGCGGACTTCTACCACCTGTTCGGGCAGTCCGCACTCAACGCCGAGGGCGTAGACCGCCAGAGCCTGGAGCGCCTGCACTGGTTCACCGTCGAGTTCGGCCTGATTCAGCAGGAGGAGGGCATGCGCATCTTCGGGGCCGGGATCCTCTCGTCGAAGAACGAGGTGCAGCACGCGCTGAGCGACAAGGTGGAAAAAGTGCCGTTCTCCGTCGAGCGCGTGATCAACCAGGAGTACGAGGTCTGGGACCTCCAGCCGCTTCTCTTCGTGCTGGACTCGTTCGAGCAGTTGGAGAACGAGTTCGGCGAGTGGGCGCGCTCGCGCGGGCTTCTTTAG
- a CDS encoding LON peptidase substrate-binding domain-containing protein, with product MDERLPLFPLGLVLLPGEPVPLHIFEPRYREMVALCLKEDRPFGILYASESGMSQVGTTAWIRRVVTRYEDGRLDIVVVGEARFRLAAIHRDQSFLSADVIPIEDDAASPEDAAIRQRVITQHMKLVEMAGEEVRPGLYDPPPEVSFIVGRHAGLELPDKQSFLETQSEGGRLSLLADHFSGIIKRVRRAKHLHDLSRGDGHADGEPEL from the coding sequence ATGGACGAACGCCTTCCACTCTTCCCGCTCGGCCTGGTGCTCCTTCCCGGAGAGCCGGTTCCCCTCCACATCTTCGAGCCCCGCTATCGCGAGATGGTGGCGTTGTGCCTCAAGGAGGACCGGCCGTTCGGGATCCTCTACGCGTCGGAGTCCGGGATGAGTCAGGTCGGGACGACGGCCTGGATCCGGCGGGTTGTGACGCGATATGAGGATGGCCGGTTGGACATCGTCGTGGTGGGCGAGGCGCGGTTTCGGCTCGCGGCCATCCATCGCGACCAGTCCTTCCTCTCGGCGGACGTCATCCCGATAGAGGACGACGCGGCATCGCCCGAGGACGCGGCGATCCGGCAGCGGGTCATCACGCAGCACATGAAGCTCGTAGAGATGGCGGGCGAGGAGGTGCGGCCGGGGCTCTACGACCCGCCGCCAGAGGTCTCGTTTATCGTGGGGCGCCACGCGGGGCTTGAACTCCCGGACAAGCAATCCTTTCTGGAAACCCAGAGCGAAGGCGGGCGGCTCTCGCTCCTGGCGGATCATTTCTCCGGCATCATCAAGCGCGTGCGCCGCGCCAAGCACTTGCACGACCTCTCGCGAGGGGACGGCCACGCCGACGGCGAGCCCGAATTGTAG
- a CDS encoding thioredoxin family protein, with product MALSSLAPVLGSLAPDFRLRAANPEASGGSHVSRSDMSGARVLLVVFTCNHCPYAVAVEDRLIALAEAYAPEGLQAVVISSNDAEAYPADSFENMAVRAEQKGYPFPYLYDETQEVARAFGAVCTPEFFLYDADLRLVYAGRLNDGRPTRPGRPGTEPTTRDLADAIEQTLAGQAVSAEQIPSMGCGIKWREQE from the coding sequence ATGGCCCTCTCGTCTCTCGCCCCCGTTCTCGGCTCGCTCGCGCCGGACTTCCGTTTGCGTGCTGCGAACCCCGAGGCCTCTGGCGGCTCGCACGTGTCCCGTTCGGACATGAGCGGCGCCCGGGTGTTACTCGTCGTGTTCACCTGCAACCACTGCCCGTACGCCGTTGCGGTGGAAGACCGGCTGATCGCCCTCGCGGAAGCGTACGCTCCCGAGGGGTTGCAGGCCGTCGTCATCTCGTCCAACGATGCCGAGGCGTACCCGGCCGACTCGTTCGAGAACATGGCCGTCCGCGCCGAGCAGAAGGGGTACCCATTCCCGTACCTGTACGACGAGACGCAAGAAGTCGCGCGCGCCTTTGGCGCGGTCTGCACGCCCGAGTTTTTCCTGTACGACGCCGACCTCCGCCTCGTCTACGCCGGGCGTCTGAACGACGGGCGGCCCACGCGTCCGGGCCGTCCGGGAACGGAGCCGACTACGCGCGATCTCGCGGACGCCATCGAGCAGACGCTCGCAGGTCAGGCGGTCTCGGCTGAGCAGATTCCTTCGATGGGTTGCGGCATCAAGTGGCGTGAGCAGGAGTAG
- a CDS encoding glycoside hydrolase family 3 protein: MPLSLRDRAAGLLIARLGNNLPPEVSAHEAEDSVSALLDEMPIGGLILFNGRMPEAGETLHRLQKQSDRGLLVTTDMERGLGQQVRGEHGGTLYPHSAAFAMMDDPDAAEAVRIFAEQAAREAISMGIHVTWGPVADVDREPKNPIIGTRAFGRDPIRAGKLAAAFIEGAHAGGQLTCAKHFPGHGGTTGDSHATLPQVTDDRDVLEGMDLTPFRAALAAGADSVMTAHVAYPALDPTNAPATASGPILRGLLRREMGFEGVVVSDSLQMAGIRQGDEPEGAVAARLLRAGVDLFVDPVDPHAVVDGIVQAIESGTLDERFLDEALARVEVMRQKLVGMHGEGVFTRPPQPAMRAPENIALAERVARGALRGDGALPELGDGAGALVVLVKPAPRPYEPPTLPFGQTVEKLLPLAKYVELEPLHEDEDEPFDQLLAWAREAEQIVVATVVRPAAWHAFGLAARERRFVQTLLSMEKPTTLAVLGGPRGLAGYEGYTTAIVTGSDVPASQIALAEALAGHTA; the protein is encoded by the coding sequence GTGCCTCTTTCCCTCCGCGACCGCGCCGCCGGACTTCTGATCGCCCGTTTGGGCAACAACCTCCCGCCAGAGGTCTCCGCCCATGAGGCCGAGGACTCGGTCTCTGCCCTGTTGGACGAGATGCCCATCGGCGGGCTCATCCTCTTCAACGGGCGCATGCCCGAGGCGGGTGAGACGCTGCACCGCCTGCAGAAGCAAAGCGACAGAGGCTTGCTGGTCACGACGGACATGGAGCGCGGGTTGGGCCAGCAGGTGCGCGGCGAACACGGCGGCACGCTGTACCCGCACTCCGCGGCCTTCGCCATGATGGACGATCCAGACGCCGCCGAGGCCGTCCGCATCTTTGCCGAACAGGCCGCGCGAGAGGCCATCTCGATGGGCATCCACGTCACGTGGGGGCCTGTGGCCGACGTGGACCGCGAGCCCAAGAACCCGATCATCGGCACGCGAGCCTTCGGGCGCGATCCCATCCGCGCGGGCAAGCTTGCCGCGGCCTTTATCGAAGGCGCCCACGCGGGCGGACAGCTTACCTGCGCCAAGCACTTTCCCGGCCACGGCGGCACCACCGGCGACTCCCACGCCACGCTCCCCCAGGTCACCGACGACCGGGATGTGCTCGAGGGAATGGACCTCACGCCGTTCCGCGCCGCTCTCGCCGCTGGCGCGGACTCCGTCATGACGGCCCACGTCGCCTACCCCGCGCTCGACCCCACGAACGCGCCCGCCACCGCCAGCGGCCCTATCCTGCGCGGCCTCTTGCGCCGCGAGATGGGCTTCGAGGGGGTCGTGGTCAGCGACAGCCTGCAGATGGCGGGCATCCGCCAGGGGGACGAGCCCGAAGGCGCCGTCGCCGCTCGCCTCTTGCGCGCGGGCGTGGATCTCTTCGTTGACCCCGTCGATCCGCACGCGGTTGTGGACGGCATCGTGCAGGCCATCGAAAGCGGCACGCTGGACGAGCGCTTCTTGGACGAAGCCCTCGCGCGCGTCGAGGTCATGCGCCAGAAGCTTGTCGGCATGCACGGCGAGGGCGTGTTCACGCGGCCGCCGCAGCCCGCCATGCGCGCGCCGGAAAACATCGCGCTCGCGGAGCGCGTCGCCAGAGGCGCCCTCCGAGGCGACGGCGCGCTGCCCGAACTCGGCGACGGCGCTGGGGCGCTCGTCGTCCTCGTCAAGCCAGCTCCACGCCCGTACGAGCCGCCGACGCTGCCGTTCGGCCAGACCGTCGAGAAGCTCCTGCCTCTGGCGAAGTACGTCGAGTTGGAGCCCCTGCACGAGGACGAGGACGAGCCGTTCGATCAGCTTCTGGCGTGGGCGCGAGAGGCCGAGCAGATCGTTGTCGCGACCGTGGTCCGCCCCGCCGCGTGGCACGCGTTCGGGCTCGCCGCACGTGAGCGCCGCTTTGTGCAAACGCTCCTCTCGATGGAAAAGCCGACCACGCTCGCCGTTCTCGGCGGCCCTCGCGGCTTGGCCGGATACGAGGGCTACACGACCGCCATCGTCACTGGCTCCGACGTGCCGGCCTCCCAGATCGCCCTCGCCGAAGCGCTCGCCGGCCACACCGCCTAA
- the nadD gene encoding nicotinate-nucleotide adenylyltransferase, whose protein sequence is MRLGFFGGSFNPPHIGHLAVAEACREGAALDRVTWIPTATSPHKQGRTDVASGAERLALVRAAIDGNEAFSASGVEVEREGVSYTVDTLRALRQRHRDDELFWIVGGDSLASFATWREPREILRLATLVAYPRPGADLGAVPGWVMARTVLVEAPRLEISSTEIRRRLGAGTSVRYLVPDAVREAIRQRQLYRGEAADARTREASGG, encoded by the coding sequence ATGCGCCTCGGCTTTTTCGGCGGCTCGTTCAACCCGCCGCACATCGGCCATCTCGCCGTGGCCGAGGCCTGCCGCGAGGGTGCCGCGCTCGACCGTGTAACGTGGATCCCCACCGCGACCTCGCCTCACAAACAGGGCCGTACGGACGTGGCCTCTGGCGCTGAGCGGCTGGCGCTCGTTCGCGCTGCCATCGATGGGAACGAGGCGTTCAGCGCGAGCGGCGTCGAAGTGGAGCGGGAGGGCGTCTCCTACACCGTGGACACGCTCCGCGCGCTCCGCCAGAGGCATCGAGACGACGAGCTGTTCTGGATCGTCGGCGGGGACTCGCTCGCGAGCTTTGCGACGTGGCGGGAGCCGCGCGAGATCCTGCGCCTGGCGACTCTTGTAGCCTACCCACGGCCGGGCGCGGACCTCGGCGCGGTGCCGGGTTGGGTGATGGCGCGCACGGTTCTCGTCGAAGCGCCTCGGTTGGAGATCTCCAGCACGGAGATCCGCCGCCGCCTCGGCGCTGGCACCAGCGTCCGCTACCTCGTCCCGGACGCGGTGCGCGAGGCCATCCGCCAGCGGCAACTGTATCGCGGCGAGGCCGCAGATGCTCGGACCCGCGAGGCCTCTGGCGGGTAG
- a CDS encoding outer membrane protein assembly factor BamD yields the protein MSFRFCAPRRLALALFAAAAGIAPAASVVTVSAVVAGCGNGVVTPGSAQEAYDRGVEAYDRGKYTRAIEHLRTALDFGRTSPLAADAQLTLARAYKGDRQYLLAGNEYTRFIEFYRSDERVPQAAYERIQTYAALSPPYDLDQTDTERAIDYIRLYIAQYPESPQAPEAAALLTDLREKLAQKRYNNGRLYQRRELYEAAVVYYESVLQNYPTSAYADDAMLGALSAQVEFARASVISRQAERYDEALAKYDRFITLFPSSPLVREAEDLYSQAYDARQAVPETTAERAGQ from the coding sequence ATGTCTTTTCGTTTCTGCGCGCCCCGGCGCCTCGCCCTCGCCCTTTTCGCCGCTGCGGCGGGCATCGCGCCAGCGGCCTCCGTGGTCACCGTCTCAGCGGTCGTCGCCGGCTGCGGCAACGGAGTCGTCACGCCGGGGTCGGCGCAAGAGGCCTATGACCGTGGCGTCGAGGCCTACGACCGCGGCAAGTACACGCGCGCCATCGAGCACCTGCGGACGGCGCTGGACTTCGGCCGCACCAGCCCTCTGGCGGCCGACGCGCAACTCACGCTCGCGCGGGCATACAAGGGGGACCGGCAGTACCTCCTGGCGGGCAACGAGTACACCCGCTTTATCGAGTTCTACCGTTCGGACGAGCGCGTGCCCCAGGCGGCGTACGAGCGGATCCAGACCTACGCCGCGCTGAGCCCTCCGTACGACCTCGACCAAACGGATACGGAGCGGGCGATCGACTACATCCGGCTCTACATCGCGCAGTACCCGGAGAGCCCGCAGGCGCCAGAGGCAGCGGCGCTGCTCACCGACCTCCGCGAGAAGCTGGCGCAGAAGCGGTACAACAACGGCCGGCTCTACCAGCGCCGCGAGCTGTACGAAGCTGCCGTCGTGTACTACGAGAGCGTGCTTCAGAACTACCCCACGTCCGCCTACGCGGACGACGCGATGCTGGGCGCGCTGAGCGCTCAGGTCGAGTTCGCCCGCGCTAGCGTGATCTCGCGTCAAGCCGAGCGGTACGACGAGGCGCTCGCGAAGTACGACCGCTTTATCACGCTCTTCCCCTCCAGCCCGCTCGTGCGGGAGGCCGAGGACCTCTACTCCCAGGCCTACGACGCACGCCAGGCCGTCCCTGAGACCACGGCGGAGCGGGCCGGACAGTAG